Proteins encoded within one genomic window of Paenarthrobacter sp. JL.01a:
- a CDS encoding glycosyltransferase family 4 protein, translating to MKIVIDARFTRTDHHDGISRYGSSLIAAVSKIADVTMLISDKRQLALLPDVPYVLINSPLSPLELFVAHKVNPLGADVVVCPMQTMGTFGRKYGLILTLHDLIYYEHPAPPGFLPAPVRVLWRLYHKAYWPQRLLLNRADIVATISHTTEALMAKYRLTKRPVRIVGNAPQPGQTPRDATAGADKTLLYMGSFMPYKNVETMIRGMAGLQDYTLHLLSRITPERKAELQALVPEGAKVIFHNGVTDAEYDALLLRATALISLSRAEGYGLPLVESMALGTPVIASDIPIFREVGGDAVRYVDPGSPTDFAAAVNALGDGALWQQRSRNSVERAAAFNWDDSARQLLAAAEEVVALRQHRA from the coding sequence GTGAAAATTGTCATCGACGCCCGCTTTACCCGAACGGACCACCACGATGGCATCAGCCGGTACGGTTCCAGCCTCATCGCCGCGGTGTCGAAAATCGCCGACGTCACGATGCTCATCAGCGACAAGCGGCAGCTCGCCCTGTTGCCGGACGTCCCATACGTGCTGATCAACAGCCCCCTGTCGCCCTTGGAGCTGTTCGTGGCCCACAAGGTCAACCCCCTGGGCGCGGACGTCGTCGTGTGCCCCATGCAGACCATGGGCACGTTCGGGCGCAAGTACGGACTGATCCTGACCCTCCACGACCTCATCTACTACGAGCACCCGGCTCCGCCGGGGTTCCTGCCCGCTCCCGTGCGCGTCCTGTGGCGGCTCTACCACAAGGCGTACTGGCCGCAGCGGCTGTTGTTGAACCGGGCCGACATCGTGGCGACCATCAGCCACACCACCGAAGCCCTGATGGCCAAATACAGGCTGACCAAACGGCCCGTACGGATTGTGGGCAATGCTCCCCAACCAGGTCAGACACCGCGCGACGCCACAGCCGGCGCTGATAAGACGTTGCTGTATATGGGCTCGTTCATGCCCTACAAGAACGTGGAAACCATGATCCGCGGCATGGCCGGTTTGCAGGACTACACCCTGCACCTTTTGAGCCGTATCACTCCCGAGCGCAAGGCGGAACTGCAGGCCCTGGTTCCGGAAGGTGCCAAGGTCATCTTCCACAACGGCGTCACTGACGCCGAGTACGACGCCCTCCTGCTCCGCGCAACCGCACTCATCAGCCTCTCCCGCGCGGAAGGATACGGCCTGCCCCTGGTGGAGTCCATGGCGTTGGGAACTCCGGTGATTGCCAGTGACATCCCCATCTTCAGGGAAGTTGGCGGCGACGCCGTCAGGTACGTTGATCCAGGCTCGCCCACGGACTTCGCAGCTGCCGTGAACGCCCTCGGCGACGGTGCATTGTGGCAGCAGCGCTCACGGAATTCAGTAGAGCGTGCCGCCGCGTTCAACTGGGACGATTCGGCACGGCAACTGCTGGCTGCAGCTGAGGAAGTCGTGGCCCTGCGGCAGCACAGGGCCTGA
- a CDS encoding glycerol-3-phosphate dehydrogenase/oxidase yields MGHNRISGTSQHSQQRDSVVALQERPTAKVLIIGGGINGVGTFRDLALQGVDVALVERGDYCQGASGASSHMIHGGIRYLENGEFRLVQESVVERNRLLRIAPHYVKPLQTTIPIFSTFSGILSAPTRFLTHKQGKPKERGAFLIKVGLSMYDFFSRDGGSVPRHQFRGRTRALAELPKLHSGIKYAATYFDASVHNPERLTLDVLQDGEKAGLGGGLPGGSARASNYVSLVSMGTDGVRLRDELTGKEFDFQADVIVNTTGAWVDLTNQAMGAASRFMGGTKGSHIVLDHPELLAACNGREIFFEHTDGRIVLIYPMGDRVLVGTTDVDADMSEDAVCTEEEIDYFFDLVGHVFPTIKVERDQIVYSFAGVRPLPRHDETQPGFVSRDYRIERNVRTGKDAVTTPGGKDAVVLSLVGGKWTTFRALAEHMTNDVLRELGMERKVSTAKLAIGGGAGFPDTEQGEQEWIKKHMGPGLDADRVAVLLTRYGTRAEAVIEYLNAGQDQPLRSTRELSVRELAFMAEHEQIGHLIDVLIRRTSLAFRGLVTGELLNEIAAALSEPLGWDAATREAEIRHAQDVLQRFHKVDVHSLVA; encoded by the coding sequence TTGGGACACAACAGGATTTCCGGTACCTCACAACACTCACAGCAGCGTGACTCCGTTGTCGCACTTCAGGAGCGGCCGACGGCGAAGGTACTCATCATCGGCGGTGGCATCAATGGTGTCGGAACCTTCCGGGACCTCGCACTGCAAGGCGTCGATGTAGCGCTCGTGGAACGCGGCGACTACTGCCAGGGAGCCAGCGGTGCGTCGTCGCACATGATCCACGGCGGCATCCGCTACCTCGAAAACGGCGAATTCCGCCTTGTCCAGGAATCCGTTGTTGAACGCAACAGGCTGCTCCGGATTGCCCCGCACTACGTGAAGCCGCTGCAGACGACGATCCCGATCTTCAGCACTTTCTCGGGAATCCTCTCCGCTCCGACGCGCTTCCTCACCCACAAGCAGGGCAAGCCCAAGGAACGCGGTGCGTTTCTCATCAAGGTGGGCCTGAGCATGTATGACTTCTTCTCCCGCGACGGCGGCAGCGTTCCGCGCCACCAGTTCCGCGGACGGACCCGCGCACTTGCCGAGCTTCCCAAGTTGCACTCCGGCATCAAGTACGCAGCAACCTACTTCGATGCCTCCGTGCACAACCCCGAGCGCCTGACCCTCGACGTCCTGCAGGACGGCGAGAAGGCCGGCCTTGGCGGCGGCCTTCCAGGAGGAAGCGCCCGTGCCAGCAACTACGTCTCCCTCGTCTCCATGGGAACAGACGGAGTCCGCCTGCGCGACGAACTGACCGGCAAGGAATTCGACTTTCAAGCTGACGTCATCGTCAACACCACTGGTGCCTGGGTGGATCTCACCAACCAGGCCATGGGGGCTGCCAGCCGGTTCATGGGCGGGACCAAGGGCTCCCACATTGTCCTGGACCACCCCGAACTGCTTGCCGCCTGCAACGGCCGCGAGATCTTCTTCGAGCACACAGACGGCCGTATCGTGCTGATCTACCCGATGGGCGACCGCGTCCTGGTGGGTACCACCGACGTGGACGCCGATATGTCGGAGGACGCGGTCTGCACCGAAGAGGAAATCGACTACTTCTTCGACCTGGTAGGCCATGTCTTCCCCACCATCAAGGTGGAACGGGACCAGATCGTCTACAGCTTCGCAGGTGTCCGTCCGTTGCCCCGGCACGATGAGACCCAGCCGGGATTCGTCTCCCGCGACTACCGCATCGAGCGCAACGTCCGCACCGGAAAAGACGCCGTGACGACGCCAGGCGGCAAAGACGCCGTCGTACTGAGCCTGGTGGGCGGCAAGTGGACCACCTTCCGCGCTTTGGCGGAACACATGACGAACGACGTCCTGCGCGAACTGGGGATGGAGCGCAAGGTCTCGACGGCGAAACTCGCCATCGGCGGAGGCGCCGGCTTCCCGGATACCGAACAGGGCGAACAGGAATGGATCAAGAAGCACATGGGGCCGGGCCTGGACGCTGACCGCGTTGCCGTGCTGTTGACCCGTTACGGAACCCGGGCTGAAGCGGTCATCGAGTACCTCAACGCCGGCCAGGACCAGCCGCTCCGGTCAACCCGGGAACTCAGTGTCCGTGAACTGGCCTTCATGGCCGAACACGAGCAGATCGGACACCTGATCGATGTCCTCATCCGCAGGACGTCCCTCGCGTTCCGGGGCCTTGTGACCGGTGAGCTGCTCAACGAGATCGCCGCTGCCCTGTCAGAGCCGCTTGGTTGGGACGCAGCAACCCGTGAGGCCGAAATCCGGCACGCACAGGATGTTCTCCAGCGGTTCCACAAGGTAGACGTGCACAGCCTCGTAGCTTAG
- the glpK gene encoding glycerol kinase GlpK, producing the protein MNQYVIAIDQGTTSSRAIVFDHSGNIVSTGQMEHEQIFPQAGWVEHNPAEIWNNTREVIASALSKANLTRHDIAAVGITNQRETAVVWDKNTGEAVYNAIVWQDTRTQPIVDQLAQDGGLERFKQKVGLPLATYFSGTKIKWILDNVDGAREKAEAGDLLFGNTDAWVLWNLTGGVDGGVHVTDVTNASRTLFMDLETLQWDQEILDIFGVPASMMPTIKSSSEVYGQVHTSQLLRETPVAGILGDQQAATFGQAAFQPGEAKNTYGTGCFLIFNTGEEIVHSKNGLLTTLGYKLGDEKPHYALEGSIAVTGSLIQWLRDNLGMISSAPEVEQLAAAVEDNGGVYIVPAFSGLFAPYWRADARGAIVGLTRFANKGHIARAALEATAFQTREVLDAVNADSGVPLTELKVDGGMVANEALMQFQADILGVPVVRPKVVETTALGAAYAAGLAVGFWKDLGELSANWNEDKRWEPQLPAEEQERQLRLWKKAVTKSMDWVDEDVK; encoded by the coding sequence ATGAACCAATACGTCATCGCCATTGACCAGGGCACCACCAGCTCGCGCGCCATCGTTTTCGACCACTCGGGCAACATTGTCTCCACCGGCCAGATGGAACACGAGCAGATCTTCCCCCAGGCCGGCTGGGTTGAACACAACCCGGCGGAAATCTGGAACAACACCCGGGAGGTCATTGCCTCGGCACTGTCAAAGGCGAACCTGACACGGCACGATATTGCCGCCGTCGGCATTACCAACCAGCGCGAAACGGCCGTGGTGTGGGACAAGAACACCGGCGAGGCTGTCTACAACGCCATTGTGTGGCAGGACACCCGCACGCAGCCGATCGTCGACCAGTTGGCGCAGGATGGAGGCCTTGAGCGCTTCAAGCAGAAGGTAGGCCTTCCCCTGGCCACCTACTTCTCCGGCACCAAGATCAAGTGGATCCTGGACAACGTGGACGGTGCACGCGAGAAAGCCGAAGCGGGCGACCTCCTCTTCGGCAACACCGACGCCTGGGTCCTCTGGAACCTGACCGGCGGTGTCGACGGCGGCGTGCACGTTACCGACGTCACCAACGCTTCGCGCACCCTCTTCATGGACCTTGAAACCCTGCAATGGGACCAGGAAATCCTGGACATCTTCGGTGTCCCGGCGTCCATGATGCCCACCATCAAGTCCTCCTCCGAGGTCTACGGCCAGGTCCACACCTCCCAGCTCCTGCGTGAGACCCCCGTTGCGGGCATCCTCGGTGACCAGCAGGCCGCCACGTTCGGCCAGGCCGCCTTCCAGCCCGGCGAAGCGAAGAACACCTACGGCACCGGCTGCTTCCTGATCTTCAACACCGGCGAGGAAATCGTCCACTCCAAGAACGGCCTCCTCACCACCCTCGGTTACAAGCTGGGGGACGAGAAGCCGCACTACGCCCTTGAAGGCTCCATTGCCGTGACGGGTTCGCTCATCCAGTGGCTGCGCGACAACCTCGGCATGATCAGTTCAGCCCCGGAGGTCGAGCAACTCGCCGCCGCGGTGGAAGACAACGGTGGCGTCTACATCGTCCCCGCCTTCTCCGGCCTCTTCGCCCCGTACTGGCGCGCCGACGCCCGCGGCGCAATCGTGGGCCTTACGCGGTTCGCCAACAAGGGCCACATCGCCCGTGCCGCACTGGAAGCCACCGCGTTCCAGACCCGCGAGGTACTTGACGCCGTCAACGCCGACTCGGGCGTTCCGCTCACCGAGTTGAAGGTCGACGGCGGCATGGTCGCCAATGAGGCACTGATGCAGTTCCAGGCCGACATCCTCGGTGTGCCCGTGGTCCGCCCGAAGGTCGTTGAGACCACGGCGCTCGGTGCTGCCTATGCGGCTGGCCTGGCTGTTGGATTCTGGAAGGACCTGGGCGAGCTCAGCGCCAACTGGAACGAGGACAAGCGCTGGGAGCCGCAGTTGCCGGCTGAAGAGCAGGAACGCCAGCTGCGCCTCTGGAAGAAGGCCGTGACCAAGTCCATGGACTGGGTCGACGAGGACGTTAAGTAA
- a CDS encoding aldo/keto reductase, with protein sequence MRSPSPLALNNGVTMERLGFGLYKVPPKDADVLVSTALGEGYRRFDTAAMYGNEVGVGRALGGAIGDAARYNSGTGGSGESLHTLAREDVFVTTKVWNEDHGYDSTLRAFDSSISNLGLDYVDLYLIHWPCAERGLFVETYKAMETLYREGKVRAIGVSNFQPGHLDELMQKAEVVPAVNQIELHPWLQQSRLRLLHQQLGIATEAWSPLGRGQVLADPAIVTLAEKYHRTPAQIILRWHLQLGNLVIPKASSAARIKENHEVFDFELDAADMDGIAGLERHHRTGSHPDNVK encoded by the coding sequence ATGAGATCCCCCAGCCCGCTGGCCTTGAACAACGGCGTCACCATGGAACGTCTGGGATTCGGCCTCTACAAAGTCCCGCCCAAGGATGCCGATGTCCTGGTCTCCACCGCATTGGGCGAGGGTTACCGGCGGTTCGACACTGCGGCCATGTACGGCAACGAAGTAGGAGTGGGGCGCGCCCTGGGCGGCGCCATAGGAGACGCGGCACGCTACAACAGCGGCACGGGCGGTTCCGGCGAATCCCTCCACACCCTTGCACGCGAGGACGTGTTCGTCACCACCAAGGTCTGGAACGAGGACCACGGCTACGATTCCACGCTCCGCGCCTTCGATTCCTCCATATCCAATCTTGGGCTCGACTACGTGGACCTCTACCTCATCCACTGGCCTTGCGCCGAGCGGGGACTCTTTGTCGAAACGTACAAGGCAATGGAGACCCTTTACAGGGAGGGCAAGGTCCGGGCGATCGGGGTGTCCAACTTCCAGCCCGGGCATCTGGACGAACTCATGCAGAAGGCCGAAGTGGTCCCCGCAGTCAACCAGATCGAGCTGCACCCCTGGCTTCAGCAAAGCCGGTTGCGGCTTCTGCACCAGCAGTTGGGCATTGCCACGGAAGCGTGGAGTCCGCTCGGCAGGGGCCAGGTGCTGGCAGATCCCGCCATCGTCACCCTGGCCGAAAAGTACCACCGCACTCCCGCGCAGATCATCCTGCGCTGGCACCTGCAGCTGGGAAACCTGGTCATTCCCAAGGCCAGCTCGGCAGCCAGGATCAAGGAAAACCACGAAGTCTTCGATTTCGAACTCGACGCGGCTGACATGGACGGTATCGCCGGACTCGAACGCCATCATCGAACCGGGTCGCACCCGGACAACGTGAAGTAG
- a CDS encoding sugar-binding transcriptional regulator has protein sequence MARSRHSDALRAAQMYYLQDLTMDAIARELRTSRSTVSRLLSSARETGLVQVQIRSPFDTGPELESQIRSQYGVDVHVVPVLDTLNEAETLDRVAMQAARTIGPLVDSNAIIGVAWGATLSAVSRHLTRKVTHDSIVVQLNGAGNMQTTGITYASDIMRRFGSAYGARVEQFPVPAFFDHAATKTAMWNERSVQRILDLQARMSIAIFGVGSVDSDYPSHVYAGGYLDEHDLTMLAADDVVGDVATVFFRSDGSSDGITLNERSTGPSHEQLRQVRRRICVVSGASKINGLQGALAAGLATDLILDEASARRLVSFNGHS, from the coding sequence ATGGCACGATCACGTCACTCGGACGCACTCCGGGCTGCACAAATGTATTACTTGCAAGACCTGACCATGGATGCAATTGCCCGTGAGCTGCGGACGTCCCGCTCCACAGTCTCCAGGCTCCTCTCCTCAGCCCGCGAAACAGGGCTTGTCCAGGTCCAGATCCGCAGTCCTTTCGATACCGGACCGGAGCTGGAAAGCCAGATCCGGAGCCAGTACGGGGTAGATGTCCACGTGGTCCCGGTCCTGGACACGCTCAACGAAGCCGAGACCCTGGACCGCGTCGCCATGCAGGCTGCGCGGACCATCGGGCCGCTGGTAGACTCGAACGCCATAATCGGAGTCGCTTGGGGCGCCACCCTCAGCGCTGTCAGCCGGCACCTGACCAGGAAGGTCACCCACGACAGCATCGTGGTCCAGCTCAACGGCGCCGGAAACATGCAAACCACGGGCATCACATATGCCAGCGACATCATGCGCCGCTTCGGCAGCGCCTACGGAGCACGGGTGGAACAGTTTCCCGTCCCCGCGTTTTTTGATCACGCCGCCACAAAAACCGCCATGTGGAATGAGCGAAGCGTTCAACGGATCCTTGACCTGCAGGCCCGCATGAGCATCGCCATTTTCGGTGTGGGGTCAGTCGACTCCGACTACCCAAGCCACGTCTATGCCGGCGGTTACCTTGATGAACACGATCTCACCATGCTGGCCGCGGACGATGTCGTCGGCGACGTCGCAACAGTCTTTTTCCGCAGTGATGGATCCTCGGACGGCATCACCTTGAACGAACGCTCAACAGGACCAAGCCATGAGCAACTCCGGCAAGTCCGCCGACGCATCTGCGTGGTCTCCGGCGCGTCAAAAATCAATGGACTTCAGGGCGCGCTGGCTGCCGGCCTGGCCACGGACCTGATTTTGGATGAGGCCTCAGCACGACGCCTCGTGAGTTTCAACGGGCACTCCTGA
- a CDS encoding alpha/beta fold hydrolase: MDSVDTGRSPDGAQAPSQFFSKELRPRTRASEVEVDGSTVAYWIYEPVSVTPGTRTILVIHGFRGDHHGLLRVADQLPEMRIIMPDLPAFGSSEPFVGDEHTVERYGDFITGFMAALDLGPNTVLLGHSFGSIIASHFAAAHPGAVYPLILINPIAAPALEGPKGIMTKLAVLYYQASAKLPRRLGLAVLRNRAIVRIMSVTMAKTKDKELRRFIHGQHDAYFSAFADRKSLLESFKASVSGNVADVAEQLHLPVLLVAGEKDEIATLPSQHKLMERLPDATLEVIPGVGHLIHYETPVPAAAAIRAFLEEHPA, translated from the coding sequence ATGGACTCAGTGGACACCGGGCGCTCCCCCGACGGCGCACAGGCCCCCAGCCAATTTTTCAGCAAGGAGTTGCGGCCCCGGACCCGGGCCTCCGAAGTCGAAGTCGACGGAAGCACCGTGGCCTACTGGATCTACGAGCCGGTATCCGTAACACCGGGCACCCGCACCATCCTTGTCATCCATGGCTTCAGGGGTGACCACCACGGCTTGTTGCGGGTAGCGGACCAGCTCCCCGAAATGCGGATCATAATGCCGGACCTGCCCGCCTTCGGAAGTTCGGAACCCTTCGTTGGCGATGAACACACAGTGGAACGGTACGGGGACTTCATCACCGGTTTCATGGCCGCGTTGGACCTTGGACCCAATACCGTGCTGCTGGGCCACTCCTTCGGCTCGATCATCGCGAGCCACTTCGCCGCGGCGCACCCGGGGGCGGTTTACCCGCTGATCCTGATCAACCCCATCGCAGCACCTGCCCTGGAGGGCCCCAAAGGCATCATGACCAAGCTCGCTGTCCTGTACTACCAGGCATCAGCGAAGCTCCCCCGCCGCCTCGGCCTGGCGGTTCTCCGAAACCGCGCCATAGTCCGGATCATGAGTGTCACCATGGCCAAGACCAAGGACAAGGAACTTCGTCGTTTCATCCACGGCCAGCATGACGCCTATTTCAGCGCATTCGCTGACCGGAAAAGCCTGCTCGAGTCCTTCAAGGCCTCGGTTTCGGGGAACGTAGCTGACGTCGCGGAGCAACTGCACCTGCCGGTGCTGCTGGTCGCCGGCGAGAAAGACGAGATAGCCACCCTCCCCAGCCAGCACAAACTCATGGAGCGCCTGCCGGATGCAACGCTGGAAGTCATTCCCGGCGTCGGGCATTTGATCCACTACGAAACTCCGGTCCCCGCAGCAGCGGCGATCCGCGCCTTCCTGGAGGAACACCCCGCGTGA
- a CDS encoding MIP/aquaporin family protein has protein sequence MSLGIVFLSEVFGTMMLTLLGCGVVANVALKGTKGNNAGFLMVTWGWGIAVFAGVFVAAKSGAHLNPAVTLGLLVNGKGEYAPDVAVTFGSTLTYFGGELLGAFLGAVVCWLAYKQHFDEEPLAANKLGTFSTGPAIRSTPWNLITEIIGTFVLVFVILTFGGTPSGLGPLAVALLVVGIGVSLGGPTGYAINPARDLGPRIAHAILPIKGKGSSDWAYSWVPVVGPLVGGALAGLVGLLVPGIMPALAG, from the coding sequence ATGTCTCTTGGAATAGTTTTCCTTTCCGAAGTATTCGGAACCATGATGCTGACCCTGCTGGGTTGCGGTGTTGTGGCCAACGTTGCGCTCAAAGGCACCAAGGGCAACAACGCTGGATTCTTGATGGTGACGTGGGGCTGGGGTATAGCGGTCTTCGCGGGCGTTTTCGTGGCCGCAAAGTCCGGTGCGCACCTGAACCCGGCTGTCACGTTGGGCTTGTTGGTCAACGGCAAGGGGGAGTACGCGCCGGACGTGGCGGTCACATTCGGCTCGACCCTGACCTATTTTGGTGGTGAACTCCTCGGTGCGTTCCTGGGCGCCGTGGTTTGCTGGCTCGCCTACAAGCAGCACTTCGACGAAGAACCCCTGGCAGCAAACAAGCTGGGTACCTTCTCCACCGGACCGGCCATCCGTTCAACCCCGTGGAACCTGATCACCGAAATCATCGGCACCTTTGTCCTGGTGTTCGTGATCCTGACCTTTGGCGGAACCCCTTCGGGACTCGGCCCCCTGGCCGTAGCGCTGCTCGTCGTCGGTATCGGTGTGTCCCTCGGTGGTCCGACAGGCTACGCCATCAACCCCGCACGTGACCTCGGTCCGCGCATTGCACACGCCATCCTTCCCATCAAGGGCAAGGGCTCCAGCGACTGGGCCTACTCCTGGGTTCCGGTTGTAGGACCCCTGGTTGGTGGCGCCCTGGCCGGACTTGTGGGCCTTTTGGTACCGGGCATCATGCCTGCACTTGCCGGCTGA
- the leuS gene encoding leucine--tRNA ligase, with amino-acid sequence MSVQPETETGTAQTAAAEAPEEGVYSFAAMEAKWPQVWEDLKVFTPADDGSRERRYVLDMFPYPSGDLHMGHAEAFAMGDVVARYLRQKGFDVLHPIGWDSFGLPAENAAIKRNAHPSEWTYANIDTQAASFKRYAISADWSRRIHTSDPEYYRWTQWLFKRFYERGLAYRKDSPVNWCPKDLTVLANEQVVNGACERCGTPVTKKSLNQWYFKITDYADRLLEDMDQLQGHWPERVLAMQRNWIGRSEGAHVRFVIEATEDRAEREVTVFTTRPDTLYGATFFVVAADAHLALDLVTPEQHDELMAYREKVKALSEIERQSTEREKTGVFTGRYAINPLNGEKLPVWAADYVLADYGTGAIMAVPAHDQRDLDFAKAFDLPVRPVLETGDENPAETGVATAGEGTLINSGELDGLSKAEAIPAAIQILEKLGTGEKFVNFRLRDWLLSRQRFWGTPIPIIHCGECGEVPVPDDQLPVRLPDNLRGEALAPKGTSPLAAAVEWVNVECPNCGRAAQRDTDTMDTFVDSSWYFLRFVSPQYTEGPFDPEKINDWMPVGQYVGGVEHAILHLLYARFFTKVIKDIGLIEANEPFSALLNQGQVLNGGKAMSKSLGNGVDLGEQLDKFGVDAVRLTMVFASPPEDDVDWADVSPSGSAKFLARAWRLGQDVSSEPGVDPATGDRALRTVTHKTIADAAELLDNNKFNVVVARLMELVNATRKTIDSGAGAADPAVREAVEAVAVILSLFAPYTAEDLWNALGHPASVANAGWPTHDEALLVQDTVTAVVQVQGKVRDRLEVSPDVAEDELRELALASENVQRALDGRGIRTVIVRAPKLVNIVPA; translated from the coding sequence GTGAGCGTTCAGCCGGAGACAGAGACCGGAACAGCACAGACAGCCGCAGCCGAAGCGCCTGAAGAAGGCGTCTACAGCTTCGCTGCGATGGAAGCCAAGTGGCCGCAGGTCTGGGAGGATCTCAAAGTCTTCACGCCTGCCGACGACGGCTCGCGCGAACGCCGCTATGTCCTGGACATGTTCCCCTACCCTTCCGGTGACCTTCACATGGGCCACGCCGAAGCGTTTGCGATGGGTGACGTCGTCGCACGTTACCTGCGCCAGAAGGGCTTCGACGTCCTGCACCCCATCGGCTGGGACTCTTTCGGCCTGCCCGCCGAGAACGCGGCCATCAAGCGCAACGCCCACCCCAGCGAGTGGACCTATGCCAACATCGACACCCAGGCGGCATCGTTCAAGCGCTACGCCATCTCGGCCGACTGGTCGCGCCGCATCCACACCTCGGACCCTGAGTACTACCGGTGGACCCAGTGGCTGTTCAAGCGCTTCTACGAGCGCGGACTGGCCTACCGCAAGGACTCGCCGGTCAACTGGTGCCCCAAGGACCTCACCGTCCTGGCCAACGAGCAGGTAGTCAACGGTGCCTGTGAGCGTTGTGGCACGCCGGTCACCAAGAAGTCCCTGAACCAGTGGTACTTCAAGATCACTGACTACGCCGACCGCCTGCTCGAGGATATGGACCAGCTGCAGGGCCACTGGCCCGAGCGCGTTCTGGCCATGCAGCGCAACTGGATCGGCCGGTCCGAAGGTGCCCACGTGCGCTTCGTCATCGAAGCCACGGAAGACCGGGCCGAGCGCGAAGTCACCGTCTTCACTACCCGTCCCGACACCCTCTACGGCGCAACGTTCTTCGTCGTCGCAGCTGACGCACACCTTGCGCTGGATCTGGTGACCCCTGAGCAGCACGACGAACTGATGGCGTACCGCGAGAAGGTCAAGGCCCTCTCGGAGATCGAACGCCAGTCCACCGAGCGCGAGAAAACCGGCGTCTTCACCGGCCGCTACGCCATCAACCCACTCAACGGTGAAAAGCTGCCGGTGTGGGCCGCGGACTACGTGCTGGCCGACTACGGCACCGGCGCCATCATGGCGGTGCCCGCCCACGACCAGCGCGACCTCGACTTCGCCAAGGCCTTCGACCTGCCCGTACGCCCTGTGCTTGAAACCGGCGACGAGAACCCGGCCGAGACCGGTGTGGCTACCGCTGGCGAAGGCACGCTCATCAACTCCGGCGAGCTGGACGGACTGTCCAAGGCCGAAGCCATCCCGGCAGCCATCCAGATCCTGGAAAAGCTCGGAACCGGCGAAAAGTTCGTCAACTTCCGGCTGCGTGACTGGCTGCTGAGCCGTCAGCGTTTCTGGGGCACCCCCATCCCGATCATCCACTGTGGTGAATGCGGCGAAGTACCCGTGCCCGATGACCAGCTGCCGGTCCGGCTTCCCGACAACCTGCGTGGCGAAGCGCTGGCACCGAAGGGGACCTCCCCGCTGGCCGCCGCCGTCGAATGGGTCAACGTTGAATGCCCCAACTGTGGACGTGCTGCCCAGCGCGACACGGACACCATGGACACCTTCGTGGATTCCTCCTGGTACTTCCTGCGCTTTGTATCGCCCCAGTACACCGAGGGCCCCTTTGATCCTGAGAAGATCAATGACTGGATGCCCGTGGGCCAGTACGTGGGCGGCGTGGAGCACGCCATCCTGCACCTGCTGTATGCCCGCTTCTTCACCAAGGTCATCAAGGACATTGGACTGATCGAGGCCAACGAACCGTTCTCTGCGCTCCTGAACCAGGGGCAGGTGCTCAACGGCGGCAAAGCCATGAGCAAGTCCCTCGGCAACGGCGTGGACCTCGGTGAGCAGCTGGACAAGTTCGGCGTCGACGCCGTCCGCCTCACCATGGTCTTTGCCTCCCCACCGGAAGACGACGTCGACTGGGCGGATGTATCGCCGTCGGGTTCGGCCAAGTTCCTGGCCCGTGCCTGGCGCCTTGGCCAGGACGTCAGCAGCGAGCCCGGTGTCGACCCGGCCACGGGCGACCGTGCTTTGCGCACGGTGACCCACAAGACCATTGCCGACGCTGCCGAGCTCCTGGACAACAACAAGTTCAACGTCGTTGTGGCACGCCTCATGGAGTTGGTCAACGCCACCCGCAAGACCATTGACTCCGGTGCAGGCGCTGCGGACCCCGCCGTCCGCGAGGCAGTCGAAGCTGTTGCCGTCATCCTGAGCCTGTTCGCTCCGTACACTGCTGAGGATCTCTGGAACGCCCTCGGGCATCCGGCATCCGTGGCAAACGCCGGCTGGCCCACCCACGACGAAGCGCTGTTGGTCCAGGACACCGTTACTGCCGTGGTCCAGGTCCAAGGCAAGGTTCGTGATCGTCTGGAAGTGTCTCCTGACGTCGCCGAAGACGAGCTCCGCGAGCTCGCCTTGGCTTCGGAAAACGTGCAGCGCGCACTGGACGGCCGTGGCATCCGCACCGTGATCGTGCGGGCACCTAAACTGGTGAACATCGTTCCTGCCTAG